One Maledivibacter sp. genomic window carries:
- the yajC gene encoding preprotein translocase subunit YajC, whose amino-acid sequence MQQYSGLVMMVVFFGIFYFLLIRPQQKKNKNIQKMRSELKVGDNIITIGGIHGKVLNIKDEVLTLEVGADKAKLQIAKWAVGSVSDKE is encoded by the coding sequence GTGCAACAATATTCAGGTTTAGTAATGATGGTTGTGTTCTTTGGTATCTTTTACTTTTTGTTAATCAGACCTCAACAAAAGAAAAATAAGAACATCCAAAAAATGAGAAGTGAATTGAAGGTTGGAGATAATATCATAACCATAGGTGGAATACATGGTAAAGTGCTAAACATCAAAGATGAAGTGTTAACTCTAGAAGTTGGTGCTGATAAGGCAAAACTACAGATTGCAAAATGGGCTGTAGGAAGTGTAAGTGATAAAGAATAG